In Rutidosis leptorrhynchoides isolate AG116_Rl617_1_P2 chromosome 2, CSIRO_AGI_Rlap_v1, whole genome shotgun sequence, one genomic interval encodes:
- the LOC139893618 gene encoding LOB domain-containing protein 1-like, whose protein sequence is MESCPKTTTPMTIPTLTEKAEYSHSQLSPTSVLTPIHSVVLSPCAACKILRRRCIEKCMLAPYFPPTDPHKFTIAHRVFGASNIIKLLQELPESHRIDAVSSMVYEANARLRDPIYGCAGTICQLQKQVSELQAELAKAQAEMVTLQCRQTNILTLIRMQMEQPSPPPAISSSLQLQNLYENINFFDDSANFSSLEPLWT, encoded by the exons ATGGAAAGTTGCCCTAAAACCACCACACCAATGACTATTCCTACACTAACCGAAAAGGCCGAATACTCGCACTCGCAACTTAGTCCCACGAGTGTGCTAACTCCGATTCATTCGGTGGTGCTAAGCCCTTGTGCCGCCTGCAAGATCCTTCGACGTCGGTGTATCGAAAAATGCATGTTGGCGCCTTATTTCCCTCCAACTGACCCACACAAGTTCACAATTGCCCATAGAGTATTTGGTGCTAGTAACATTATTAAGCTGTTGCAG GAACTTCCCGAGTCTCATAGAATCGACGCAGTGAGCAGTATGGTGTATGAAGCGAATGCAAGGTTGAGGGATCCGATTTATGGTTGTGCAGGCACAATTTGTCAACTTCAAAAGCAAGTGAGCGAGCTCCAAGCGGAATTAGCTAAAGCACAAGCTGAGATGGTTACATTGCAATGTCGACAAACCAATATTTTAACCCTGATTCGTATGCAAATGgaacaaccatcaccaccaccagcaATCTCATCGTCGCTACAACTACAAAACCTTTATGAGAACATAAATTTCTTTGACGATAGTGCGAATTTCAGCAGCCTTGAACCTCTTTGGACTTGA